The following are encoded together in the Streptomyces tsukubensis genome:
- the tuf gene encoding elongation factor Tu has product MPKTAYVRTKPHLNIGTMGHVDHGKTTLTAAITKVLAERGSGTFVPFDRIDRAPEEAQRGITINIAHVEYETDTRHYAHVDMPGHADYVKNMVTGAAQLDGAILVVSAVDGIMPQTSEHVLLARQVGVDHIVVALNKADAGDDELTDLVELEVRELLSAHGYGGDTVPVVRVSGLRALEGDPRWTAAIEALLDAVDTYVPMPERYVDAPFLLPVENVLTITGRGTVVTGAVERGTVRVGDRVAVLGAETETVVTGLETFGKPMESAQAGDNVALLLRGLPRDAVRRGHVVAAPGSVVPRRGFTARVYVLSTREGGRTTAVSTGYRPQFYIRTADVVGDIDLGETAVVRPGETVTMTVELSREVPLEAGLGFAIREGGRTVGAGTVIEVL; this is encoded by the coding sequence ATGCCCAAGACGGCATACGTGCGCACCAAGCCACACCTCAACATCGGCACCATGGGCCACGTCGACCACGGCAAGACCACCCTCACCGCCGCCATCACCAAGGTGCTCGCCGAGCGCGGCAGCGGCACCTTCGTCCCCTTCGACCGCATCGACCGCGCGCCCGAGGAGGCGCAGCGCGGGATCACCATCAACATCGCGCACGTCGAGTACGAGACCGACACCCGTCACTACGCGCATGTCGACATGCCAGGCCACGCGGACTATGTGAAGAACATGGTCACGGGCGCCGCCCAGCTCGACGGGGCGATCCTCGTCGTCTCGGCGGTCGACGGCATCATGCCGCAGACATCCGAGCACGTCCTGCTGGCGCGTCAGGTGGGCGTGGACCACATCGTCGTAGCGCTGAACAAGGCGGACGCCGGTGACGACGAACTCACCGACCTCGTGGAACTTGAGGTACGCGAACTGCTCTCCGCGCACGGTTACGGCGGCGACACCGTGCCCGTCGTCCGGGTCTCGGGACTGCGCGCGCTGGAGGGCGACCCCCGGTGGACTGCGGCGATCGAGGCGCTGCTCGACGCCGTCGACACCTATGTGCCGATGCCGGAGCGCTATGTCGACGCCCCGTTCCTGCTGCCGGTCGAGAACGTCCTGACGATCACGGGACGCGGCACCGTCGTCACCGGAGCCGTCGAACGCGGCACCGTGCGGGTCGGCGACCGGGTCGCGGTGCTGGGCGCGGAGACCGAGACCGTCGTCACCGGTCTCGAAACCTTCGGCAAGCCGATGGAGTCCGCCCAGGCCGGGGACAACGTGGCGCTGCTCCTGCGCGGGCTTCCCCGCGACGCGGTCCGCAGGGGTCACGTGGTGGCGGCGCCCGGCAGTGTCGTTCCGCGCCGCGGGTTCACCGCGCGGGTCTACGTACTGTCGACGCGTGAGGGCGGCAGGACCACGGCGGTCTCCACGGGGTACCGGCCACAGTTCTACATCCGTACCGCGGACGTGGTCGGCGACATCGACCTCGGCGAGACAGCGGTGGTCAGGCCGGGGGAGACCGTCACCATGACGGTCGAGCTGAGCAGGGAGGTGCCCCTGGAGGCGGGCCTCGGCTTCGCGATCCGCGAAGGCGGCCGCACCGTCGGGGCGGGCACCGTGATCGAGGTGCTGTGA
- a CDS encoding TVP38/TMEM64 family protein: MFEPVAARPVGIAGRCSRVLFSPWSRLSLLVVLLASAGACVLVFEPQRLLAGGWPERLTGTLAVLVFAVAYGVCTAAFMPRPLLNLAAGALFGSQAGLAAAIGGTVIGAGIAFGLGRILGQRALRPLLRGRWLKAADGQLSEHGFRSMLAARLFPGVPFWAANYCAAVSRMGWLPFLLATALGSIPNTAAYVVAGSRAATPTSPTFLIAMGFIALTGLGGLIVAWRKRHHLRER; this comes from the coding sequence ATGTTCGAGCCTGTCGCCGCCCGCCCCGTGGGCATCGCCGGACGCTGTTCCAGGGTGCTGTTCTCGCCTTGGTCCCGGCTCTCCCTTCTCGTGGTTCTGCTGGCCTCGGCCGGTGCCTGTGTGCTGGTCTTCGAGCCGCAGAGACTGCTGGCGGGGGGCTGGCCCGAGCGGCTCACCGGCACACTCGCCGTCCTGGTGTTCGCCGTGGCCTACGGGGTGTGCACCGCGGCCTTCATGCCGAGGCCCCTGCTCAATCTGGCCGCGGGTGCGCTGTTCGGTTCGCAGGCGGGGCTCGCCGCGGCGATCGGGGGCACCGTCATCGGGGCCGGGATCGCCTTCGGTCTCGGCCGGATCCTCGGCCAGCGAGCGCTGAGGCCGTTGCTGCGCGGGCGGTGGCTGAAGGCGGCGGACGGGCAGCTCAGCGAGCACGGGTTCCGGTCGATGCTGGCGGCGAGGCTCTTCCCCGGTGTGCCGTTCTGGGCGGCGAACTACTGCGCCGCCGTCTCCCGGATGGGCTGGCTGCCCTTCCTGCTCGCCACGGCGCTGGGCTCCATCCCCAACACGGCCGCGTATGTCGTCGCGGGCAGCAGGGCGGCGACACCGACCTCGCCCACCTTCCTGATCGCGATGGGGTTCATCGCTCTCACCGGTCTGGGGGGCCTGATCGTGGCCTGGCGCAAGCGGCATCATCTGCGCGAGCGCTGA